The region ACTCAGGTGGAGGCCAGACTCCCTACCTCACCATGTGTGTCCAGTAAGGTGCCCTCTGGGGCTAGGGCTGGGCAAGGGGCAGCTGTCCCTGGAAACTCCAGCAGGCCTCACTCCTCTGCCCAGTTTGGGCTTCAGAAATCTCCCCTAGCACTGGGCAGAGGAGAAATTGAAGGATTGTCTCTTCCCTGGGAGGATCTCCCACAAAGTTTCCTGGGGCAGGCAACAGTTTCCTCTGTGAGGCAGTGGCCATTGACCCATTGTATAGATGCAGGGGTTGAAGCTCAGGGAGGAGGGACTTTCCTATGCTTCAGGGATCGGTGGTGGCTAGGTAAGGGCAAGAGCCCAAGCCTGGGGCATAGAGACGCCTGGATGGCAGGATCTGCTGGGGAAACTCTGCCTTCAGCCCAGACTTCCCTGGGATAGTCACAGGCCACTCCAGCCTACCTGCCAACACCTGGCAGGCATCTCTCTTTACAGCTGCCTTGAGGGGACAAGCACGCTGGGTCCAACCCCTGCTGGTCCAGCCAGGTGACCAGCATTTCCCAACTTCCTGACCCCAAGACAATAGAAAACGCTAGGATAGCAGGAACGGAtatgggttcaaattctggctctgcggTCACTGATTGTGTGGACTGGGCTGACCACTGGTCTCCCAGATCTCATGTCCCCAGAGATAACAAGGACCCTCACCAAGGGTTGGACAGGTCAGAGAAGGATCAGATCAGCCCCAAAGCCTGTGCGGGGGTGCCATGGGACCGAAAGGACTTTGAGGCCCATTTCCTTCCCCTTGTGATAACGTCTCTCGTGATAAGGATCCAGGAGTGACTCAAGCCCCCATTTCCTACAGAGCCTGTGGGGTGGACACGCATAGGAAACTCCTTCCAGAGGGTTTTCTCCTGTCTCTGTAGGAAGGGGGGCCCCAGAGGGGTCATACCGCCCATCGTGGTCCCCGCCTCTGCCCTGCCACAGCCCCATCGGAGCCCCTGAGTCAGCATGGCTGGCTATCTGTTGACACTGTTTAAAATACGGTGCAATCTAGGAATGCCTGCCTGTGTCACGGCCTCAGCCCTGATGTCATCTTTCCATGAGAAAGATGTGTGGCTGCCCACAAACCTCATCACCAAACCCATGGATCTGTGTCCTGTATGTGCTGACTTGGGCACCTGCAGGCCACCACTGCCGAAATGGATTTCTCATTATGACTCttgctttcctcctttccttccctcctagGCCCTTGGCCACTGGCCTGTTACTTGCCCATCTGTTATGTCCCAGCCCTTAAACACAGCTTTGCTGGCCCTCAGCTCTTCTTCCTGAATAACTTCCGTGGCCTCAGCTACCACAGACATGTACCGCTGCCAGATCTGTCTCCTGTACATGCAGACTCTGAAACTCCAAAACTTCCCGTGGGCCTCGCGCTCTGAAGACCTGCTCCTTTGTCCCCTGGGGCCTCACCTTAGCCACGTGGACAGTAATTCTAACTCCTCTTACTCACATTCAAAGCACactgtggtggggagggggtgagTAGACTAATCTTGCTCCTCCATGGATGGGGTTAAAAAGTCCTTGGAGGCAGGACCCTGACCGTTTTTGTCATCCTTATATCCCTTTTCCCTGCTGGGaacctagtaggtgctcaaaaaataatgaatgactGAGTGACTTCACTACAGCACCAAGTCCTGTTGAGATTCTACCTCCTCAGTCCCTCTGGAGTCTGCCTGCTGTTCCTTATACCCATTCCTAAAACCCTAGGGCTCCCTGTGCCCAGAACATTCTCCCCTATCCTCTCCTGCCCCTCTCCTTCCAACCCAACGTGCCCACCTGACTTCTAGCCTTTCAGCCTGGGCTTGCAGGAAGGATCTCTAGTGAAGCTCTCTGGTCCCCTTAGATCCCCAAGCTAGAGAAAGTGGCTCTCTGGGATCCCTCAGCTCTGGACTTCCCCCTGCCGAGTCAAGGTCACACCATGGGAGGGTCCATTGCAGTCTGTTTCCTACCAGACTGAGAGCCTCAAGGGCCAAATGTGAGGGCCAGTGGGAGGGTCCCATTCACCTTCTCCCCAGAACAGGTcctggtgtggattggaaagactTGTTGACTGACTGTCTGAGCTATGACAACTCATTTCTAGGAGGAAAGTGACCTTCTCTCCCAGATGGGTCATACAggctctctgcctccctggccatCAGCTGAACCACTGTGTATGGctcccttccctgccctccagcctccaggGTGCTATCCAACACATGTGATATCTACGTGTAGTATCCATGTCCTCATCTCTCCCCCGAGAGCTCCCTGGAAAGACCTGAGCCAAGGCCTTGCAAAAAAGGTAGAGGAAGGGCCAGGGCCTGGACATTTCATGttcccaccccagcctggccacCTAGGAGTGTTCTACGTGGGCTCAGATGAATGGGGCTGGCCTCACAGTGGGGTCTGGAGGACTAAGGTTTGGCTTCTCTATGCAAGGTCAGAAAAACTCCCACAGTACAGGGAAACTGGCCAGGGCTGCAGACTCAGACCACAGTGCTAAAGCCATGAATTCCACCTGCTCTCTGAAGGCTCGCCAACCTGAGTCTAGCAGAATGTTCTCACTTGTGTCCAACCCCACCGGTTTAGGCTGAATCAGCCTCTCGGGCCCAGAGGCACTGCACCTGGGGTAGGGAGCTTCTCCAGTATCAGGGTCACCTTCAGAGGCCTGGAGCCTTTCATAAAGCAGGTAAGAGGACTCAATAGATGCAGCTGCATGGAAAACATCCCCCCCTCCACCATGCACCTATATGTACAGACACAACCAATCACAGCAGCACACATACACCCAGAAATGGGCACGTGTGGGCCCACACCCCTTTAGCTATGAAACCCAGGCACGGGGCAGCTTGAGCCAGATACCTTGTGCAAACACAAACTCGTGCTGTCTTCTCTGAACTCCATTGTGAAAATCAAACACTTGTCAGTCCCTCAAGAGCCTTTAGATTTCCTACTTCCACAGAAAGCCCTCTGGAGTTGGGGGATGCTGGGGTTATGTAGGAAATTAAGCCTAGAGGGCCTTGCTGGGGAAGCCATTGTCCCTGTACTTGAGATGGGTGCAGCCACAGCCCTGGAGCCAGCCTGAAGCTCCTGGTGCCTTCTGGGGGCTACATATAGGAGTGTAGTGCCCACCTCAGAGAGGCAAACTTGCTCTGCAGAGGGAATCAAGGTTCACATAACCAGAGAGAGGAGTCACTCAGCAAGGTGGCTCCAGAGCCAAGAGTCAGACTCTGAGTCCTGACTTGACCCAGCCCCACCCCCTCTGAAGCTTGCTGAGAGTGGCTGCAGTCTCGCTGCTGGATGTGCACATGGTGGTCATTCCCTCTGCTCACAGGGGCAGGGGTCCCCCCTTACTGGACTGAGGTTGCCAGCTGCTCCGGGTCCTGGGTGGGAGCCCATGTGAACCGTCAGTGGGGCAGGTCTGTGACAGCTCCCCTCACACTCCAGTCTCTCACAGTGGCCAGAGAAGAGGAAAGCTGGAGTCAGAATGAGGCACCAGGGCGGGCACAGCCTGTCCAAAGgcccctgggattacaggcaggatgGGGAGCCCTACCTAAGTGTCTCCCACGCCCCACCCCAGCCATTCCGGGCCAGGAAGTCCAAACTGTGCCCCTCAGAGGGAGGGGGCAGCCTCAGGCCCATTCAGACTGCCCAGGGAGGGCTGGAGAGCCCTCAGGAAGGCGGGCGGGTGGGCTGTCGGTTCTTGGAAAGGTTCATTAATGAAAACCCCCAAGCCTGACCACCTAGGGAAAAGGCTCACCGTTCCCATGTGTGGCTGATAAGGGCCAGGAGATTCCACAGTTCAGGTAGTTCCCCCGCCTCCCTGGCGTTTTGTGGTCACCATTAATCATTTCCTCTGTGTATTTAAGAGCTCTTTTGCCAGTGAGCCCAGTACACAGAGAGAAAGGCTAAAGTTCTCTGGAGGATGTGGCTGCAGAGCCTGCTGCTCTTGGGCACTGTGGCCTGCAGCATCTCTGCACCCGCCCGCTCGCTCAGCCCCAGCACGCAGCCCTGGGAGCATGTGAATGCCATCCAGGAGGCCCGGCGTCTCCTGAACCTGAGTAAAGACACTGCTGCTGAGATGgtaagtgagagagagagtgtgggCCCGTGCCTAGGCCACCCAGCTGGCCCCAGACTGGCCACGCCTGTCAGCTTGATAACATGAcattttccttttctacagaATGAAACAGTAGAAGTCGTCTCAGAAATGTTTGACCTCCAGGTAAGATGCTTCTCTCTGACATAGCTTTCCAGAAGCCCCTGCCCTGGGGTGGAAGTGGGGACTCCATTTTAGATGGTACCTCACAGGGTTGTCCACTTTCTCTCCAGTCAGCTGGCTGCAGGAGGAAGGGGTAGCAACTGGGTGCTCAAGAGGCTGCTGGCCGTGCCCCTATGGCAGTCACATGAGCTCCTTTATCAGCTGAGTAGCCATAGGCAGACCTAGCATTCAACGGCCAGGAGTCACCAGGGGACGGGTGGTAAAGTGGGGGTCACTTCATGAGACAGGAGCTGTGGGTCTGGGGCGCTCACTGTGCCCTGAGACCAAGTCCTGTTGAGACAGTGCTGACTACAGAGAGGCACAGAGGGGTTTCAGGAACAACCCTTGCCCACCCAGCAGGTCCAGGTGAGGCCCCACCCCCCTCTCCCTGAATGATGGGGTGAGAGTCCCCTCCTTCCCTAAGGCTGGGCTCCTCTCCAGGTGCCGCTGAGGGTGGCCTGGGCTGGGCAGTAAGAAGGGTAGGCTCGTGCCTGCCATGGACAGGGCAGGGTCTATGACTGGACCCAGCCTGTGCCCCTCCCAAGCCCTACTCCTGGGGGCTGGGAACAGCAGCAGAAAGGAGTGGTAGAGAGTTCCTGTACCACTGTGGGCACTTGGCCACTGCTCACCGAGGAACGACATTTTCCACAGGAGCCGACCTGCCTACAGACCCGCCTGGAGCTGTACAAGCAGGGCCTGCGGGGCAGCCTCACCAAGCTCAAGGGCCCCTTGACCATGATGGCCAGCCACTACAAGCAGCACTGCCCTCCAACCCCGGTGAGTGTCTACGGCAGGGCCTCCAGCAGGAATGTCTTAATCTAGGGGGTGGGGTCGACATGGGGAGAGATCTATGGCTGTGGGTGTTCAGGACCCCAGGGGGTTTCCGTGCCAACAGTTATGTAATGATTAGCCCTCCAGAGAGGAAGCAGACGGCCCATTTCATCCCAAGGAGTCAGAGCCACGGAGCGCTGAAGCCCACAGTGCTCCCCAGCAGGAGCTGCTCCTATCCTGGTCATTATTGTCATTATGGTTAATGAGGTCAGAGGTGAGGCAAACCCAAGGAAACTTGGGGCCTGCCCAAGACCCAGAGGAAGTGCCCAGGCccaagtgccacctcctggcaggactTTCCTCTGGCCCCACATGGGGCTTGATCCTTGAATTGCAGAGGATCAAGGAAGGGAGGCTACTTGGAATGGACAAGGACCTCAGGCACTCCTTCCTGCGGGAAGGGAGCAAAGTCTGTGGCCTTGACTCCACTCCTTCTGGGTGCCCAGAAACGACCTCAGCCCAGCTGCCTGGCTCTGCCCTGGGACCAAAAAGGCAGGCGTTTGACTGCCCAGAAGGCCAACCTTAGGCTGGCACTTAAGTCAGGCCCTTGACTCTGGCTGCCACTGGCAGAGCTATGTACTCCTTGGGGAACACGTGGGTGGCAGCAGCGTCACCTGACCCAGGTCAGTGGGTGTGTCCTGGAGTGGGCCTCCTGGCCTCTGTGTTCTAAGAGGCAGTAGAGAAACATGCTGGTGCTTCCTTCCCCCATGTTACCCACTTGCCTGGACtcaagtgttttttatttttcttttttcaaaggaAACTTCCTGTGCAACCCAGATTATCACCTTTGAAAGTTTCAAAGAGAACCTGAAGGACTTTCTGCTTGTCATCCCCTTTGACTGCTGGGAGCCAGTCCAAGAGTGAGACTGGCCGGATGAGGCTGGCCAAGCCGGGGAGCTGCTCTCTCATGAAACAAGAGCTAGAAACTCAGGGTGGTCATCTTGGAGGGACCGAGGGGTGCGCCAGAGCCACAGTGGGAGTGGCccggacctgccctgggccacacTGACCCTCACACAGGCATGGCAGAAGAATGGGAATATTTTATACGGACAGAAATcagtaatatttatatatttatatttttcaaatatttatttatttatttatttaagttcaTACTCCATATTTATTCAAGATGTTTTAccgtaataattattattaaaaatatgctCCTACTTGTCCAGTGTTCTAGTTTGTTTTCGACCATGAGCAAATGCCAGTGGTACCTGCCTTCCCACgaggcagggaagggaggaaacGGGGAGGTGGAGAGGGGGCAGAGGCCTGCCAGGGGTTGGGCACTATCCGAGGGCCAACACTGTCAGAGCAGAGGGGAGGTGAGAGCCGGGCATAGGTGTGGAATTCTGCACACCTGGACAGGTTTCCCGGGATGCTCCAGGGCTTCCACCCCAGAGAATGGCTCTCAAGTTCACCTGGAAGTCCAAGTGACCAGCCCAGGGAACTCTTATCCCAGAGAAGGGCATCACCCTCCCTGGGGAGGCCTGGGGGTTGGCTGGTCACTGGCTGAACAGGCCCACCCTGGCATCAGGCAAAACACCTGCCCTGTAGAGGCCTTGGCCCCTGTGCCCCACGCCCTGCCCCTCACGCTTTGGGATTCAACCACTCCGAAAGTAAACAGCAAATAGACCAACTGTTCAGGGGAAAACAAATCAAACCACAGGGGTCACAGTGCAACTTATTTACCAAACTTGCCCCAAAATGGGTGATCTTAATCTCTGAGAGTCAGAATGTAAGGTCATAATTTGTTGGTACGTGGCTGTAGTGCCGCATTTTTCtgaattggtttttatttttacatgaaatTTTGAATCTAATCAGGCACTTTCCCCTAAAACTCATGGCCTGCAGGCTAAAGACAAAGTaggcctcctccttctccttacTTTGACAGCTGGGCTCAAGGCCTTGTTCCTGAACCTGTTCCCTCATCTCCTTCCAGGACTATGAGGAAGTGGATGTGCCCCAAGTCTTAGGTGGGCAGCAGGGCCAGCTTCTCCTTGACAGGTGGGCCTGGGGAAGCTGGCTCGTGGCAGCTTTAGCCCCTGCCTGGCACTGTCTGCAGTCATGCGCCCACCatccctcttgctctctctgctTCAGTCAGCACCTGCAGACGGCGCCGGGCCTGGCCAGAGACCCACTCAATGCTCATGCAGAAAGACCGTGACTTCAGGTGTGATTACAAATAAGAAGTCAGGGTGAGTGCTCAGGATGAAGCCTGAGTGTCAGCACAGGCAAGAATCCATGAAGTGTGCTGTGGTTGTTGAAAATGCATGAAAATCACATCTTGCCCAGCTATAAGGTCCTCTCTGCCTTCTGCGTAAGCCAGTGATGACTGATAAGAGGTTTAGCACTTCCTTAGACTCACATATATAAGTACCCCTCTCCACAGAAATGCTGCCAAGCCCAGGGCTTGGACCAGCTTGGAGTCACCTTCAAGTAATACCATGCACCTGTACGTGCTCCTGGCTCGTGTGCTCTGGGGGTCAGAAAGCCATTCTTCCCAATGAAAGTAGCCACGATATCTCCCCACGAAAATCACACAGCAATCTGTGCTGAGATTCAGAAAGAACTCTCAGCTGACAATAACACATACAAGGTAAGTCTGGGTCTCCATCAAACGTTATTTTGCTCTTAGTGCCCCTTTGTGCTCCTGACCAATTTCTCTGGCTTCCAGGGTTCCTTCAATAGGCCCCAGAAAACCAGTGAGGTAAGAAATAGCTACCCCAGGACCTTTCACACCACATTTGAACAGGGAGAGAGAGATCTCACCAGTCAGTGCCCAGGGAAGAGATAACAACAAGGGATAGTGGAGTGAGAAATCTGGGAGAAAGCTCAGAGTGTGGGGATGGAACCTCCAGCTCAGTCAGCAGGTAAGCCTCCCAACCAAGTGCAGCCCTGAGCCCAGGGAGACACCAGATGCCCAATGCCTCCACTGCTCGGCCTGCAAGGCCCACAGGTCTCCTTGTGGGAGAATCAGGGTAGGGCCTGAGCTTGGGTCCAGGGCTCCTTCCAGCCAGGTTGACCAGGGATGGATGAGGCTGGGTCATCTGGTGCCCTGCTGTGCACCAGAGCCCCAAACCTGTTTCAGGAGCTCTGCTATGAGGAGTTCACAAGGAACTTTACCTTCACCCTTAAGGGTCTCATTAACAAATATGACAAACAGGACCATCACATAACGAAGGTTTACATGGACATGGAAGAGCTCACCAAAATCTGCCCAAAGCTGAAAATACATTGCTGTTTGTCTCTTAGCGGAACCTGAGACATCATTTCCCTGCACCATAGCCAGGGGCCCAGTGAGGCAAAGGGCTTTTATACACCCTGCCTGCCACCTGCAAGGTCTCTGGTGCTACTCCTAGGCCACAGGTGGCTATCCTCTGGAATTGTCTTCAATCTAAAAGAAGTCCACTCACTGAcacagggtggagggtggggagtgGAGGGCTGGGTGTGAGGAAATGGCAATTCAGAGATTCTCAGGGTTTCTGTCTGTGCTCTCTGCCAAGCCCCCATGCACAGGGATCAGCGTGGGATAGGTCTGAGACAGGTCAGAGCAGGACTGGTCATGGACTCAGGCTGAGGTCATGGACTTGAACTGAGAGCCAGTGCAAGCTTGCTCCAGTTTGCCCTGTCCTTGGGGCCTCTTTTGGATGATGAACCCCACTGAGAACCCATGATGGGGGGATGAGCAGCAGTTTGCAGGGGCATGCCTGGAGAAGTGACTGAGCTGCCTCTCCCTCTTTTCCCACTGCTCGGACAGTCCTGGGTACTCCTCC is a window of Pongo pygmaeus isolate AG05252 chromosome 4, NHGRI_mPonPyg2-v2.0_pri, whole genome shotgun sequence DNA encoding:
- the CSF2 gene encoding granulocyte-macrophage colony-stimulating factor, whose amino-acid sequence is MWLQSLLLLGTVACSISAPARSLSPSTQPWEHVNAIQEARRLLNLSKDTAAEMNETVEVVSEMFDLQEPTCLQTRLELYKQGLRGSLTKLKGPLTMMASHYKQHCPPTPETSCATQIITFESFKENLKDFLLVIPFDCWEPVQE